CTGCACAGGAATGCAGGTGATTGACATGTCGATGAATTCGCTTACCGGAGTTATTCCTCCATCGTTTGGGAATTTAACAGAGCTTCAAGAACTCCAGCTTAGTGTTAATCAAATCTCTGGTGAAATTCCTACGCAATTGGGGAATTGCCAGAAGATCACTCACATTGAACTTGACAACAACCAGCTCACCGGTGCAATTCCTTCTGAACTCGGTAATTTATCGAATTTAACTTTGTTGTTTCTGTGGCAGAACAAGCTCGAAGGAAACATACCGGCTTCCATTTCAAACTGTCACAATTTGGAGGCTGTTGATTTATCTCAAAACGGTTTGATGGGCCCCATTCCGGGAGGAATCGGGCAGCTAAAGCTACTCAATAAACTTTTGCTCCTTTCCAACAATCTCTCCGGCCAAATTCCACCTGAGATTGGGAACTGCTCGTCGCTGATCCGATTTCGGGCCAATGAAAATAAGCTCTCTGGTTCAATTCCACCGGAGATTGgaaacttgaagaacttgaactTTCTGGATCTAGGATCCAACCGTCTCGGTGGAGTTATACCCGATGAAATCTCTGGTTGCCGGAATCTGACTTTCTTGGATTTGCATTCGAATTCTATTTCAGGGAACTTGCCTCAAAGTTTAAGCCGGCTTGTTTCTCTGCAATTAGTGGATTTTTCTGATAATTTGATAGAAGGCACATTGACTTCAACTCTTGGCTCGCTGAGTTCACTCACTAAGCTCAATCTGTCAAAGAATCGGTTATCTGGCTCCATCCCTGTTCAACTTGGCTCCTGCTCCAAACTACAGTTATTGGACCTGAGTAGCAACCAGTTCTCGGGGAATATTCCGTCGAGTGTGGGAAAAATCCCGTCACTAGAAATCGCGTTGAATCTGAGCTGCAATCAGCTTGCTAACGAGATTCCGGTGGAGTTCTCTTACTTAGAAAAGCTAGGGattctggatctttctcacaaCCAGTTAACAGGCGATCTTCGGTACCTCGCAGCACTACAAAATCTCGTAGTCCTCAATGTCTCGCACAACAATTTCTCAGGACGCGTACCTGAAACGCCATTTTTCTCAAAGCTTCCACTCAGCGTTCTCACCGGAAACCCCAAGCTCTGCTTCTCCGGCAATCAGTGTGCCATCGGTAATGACAAGAACATGAAACACGCGGCTGCAGCGCGTGTGGCAATGGTGGTTCTATTATGCACTGCATGTGTGCTCCTCCTGGCGGCGCTCTACATCATCCTGGGAAGCAAAAAGCGACGTCCCGGGTCCCACGATGGCGATATCGACGGCGATAGCGACGTTGAGATGGGTCCACCGTGGGAGATAACTTTGTATCAGAAACTCGACATATCAATTGAAGACGTGGCCCGATCCTTAATAGCTGGCAATGTCATAGGAAGAGGCAGATCCGGTGTCGTTTACAAAGTCACTCTGCCGTCGGGATTCACAGTGGCCGTTAAAAGATTCAAATTAGCCGAGAAATTCTCAGCAGCCGCATTTTCATCCGAGATCAACACACTATCTAGAATCCGGCACCGAAATATCGTCCGATTAATTGGCTGGGGAGCCAACCGAAAAACCAAATTACTCTTCTACGATTACATGAGCAATGGCACATTAGGAGCACTATTACACGAAGTAACCGGTGGATTAGTTGAATGGGGAACAAGATTCAAAATCGCTTTAGGCGTCGCAGAGGGATTAGCATATTTACATCACGACTGTGCGCCGGCGATTCTACACCGAGACGTGAAAGCTCATAACATTTTACTCGGAGACCAGTACGAGGCTTGCCTCGCTGATTTTGGACTCGCAAGGTTGGTTGAAGATGAACAGGGCTCATTCTCAGGCAGTCCAGAATTTGCAGGATCGTATGGATACTTTGCGCCAGGtgagtaattaattgattgaacTGAATCATTTAAATTACAGATTAAATTGATTTGTTGGATTAACTATTGCGAAATCGGTGAATGCAGAATACGGATGTATGCTGAAAATTACAGAGAAGAGCGATGTTTATAGCTATGGAGTAGTATTATTAGAGATAATAACAGGGAAGAAGCCAGTAGATCCATCATTTGGAGAGGAGCAACATGTAATTCAATGGGTGAGAGAGCagctaaagaagaagaaagatccAGTAGAGATCCTTGATCCAAAACTGCAAGGGCATCAAGATACACAAATACAGGAAATGCTTCAAGCGTTAGGGATTTCTCTGCTGTGCACAAGCACTCGGGCAGAGGATCGGCCGACGATGAAAGATGTGGCAGCATTATTGAGGGAAATTCGAAATGATCAGCAAAATGTAGGAAGCGAGGTGAACAAGGGTAGAAGCATTGAAACGACGCCGTCATACTCATCTGCATCGGCTCAGTTGTTTCAATTTCAAGGATCATCTCATTGTTCATTTTCTGGCTCTTCTGCTACTACTTTTGCTTCTAATAGTAATAATCAATAGGATTAGCACCTCCCCTCCCATCCCCACACATAAAATGTAAGGCAAGGGTGATTTTGAGGGAATTATGGAGTATATATGATAAATTAGCtttcttattattttattttatctctgATGCAGTATTAAATTTCTAATTAAGTATTATAAAATgccttaattttgagaaaaataagTGAAAGCTTCAAAATTGTGTAATAGCCCCAACCAAATGATAATGTGGAAATGAAGTTATGTTTGAGAAAGGTGAGGAGGTGTAGATAGAGAAGGGGTTCAAATGAGGTGTCCTGTCTTTTTTGTGAAAGAATTAAAAAGGTTTGGAAGAAGAATCTCTGCCCATGTGAACTTTAAACGATTTTGTGCatgaattcaaatcatttttcGCTTTAAactgtttttgttttttcattttgaacCATAGAATTTCAAGCGGATGTAACCTTAAAAATACTTAAATGACCCTTTACTAATTACTTCATTCATCTTCTTAAACGAATACATCCCGAAGAAGTTATAAATTAGCGTGATATAAATTTCACTAGTGTAATTTTCATCTAAATAAACAAGAAAACACAACATTTGTTACTTTTATTGATTTTTGTATTGGATACATCAAATATTTTACTATACACCTAATGTATGGATGACTTGATGTGCAGAACCAATAGTTTGATGATACGTAACATTTCaaacaataaattattaatactgtataattttatatatatatatatatattaattac
The DNA window shown above is from Euphorbia lathyris chromosome 1, ddEupLath1.1, whole genome shotgun sequence and carries:
- the LOC136230088 gene encoding leucine-rich repeat receptor-like serine/threonine-protein kinase RGI4 encodes the protein MPVNPWSFFSFFILLHVLIPCLSSFTAVALNQQGQTLLSWKTHSFNQLSPVLSNWGSLDDTPCLWYGITCNSDNHVVELELRYVDLLGKLPSNFTSLFSLNKLILSGTNLTGSIPNELAALPQLTYLDLSDNALTGEIPIDLFNLFKLEHLYLNSNQLTGSIPNEIGNLTSLKWLVLYDNQLSGGIPDTIGKLNNLQVIRAGGNKNLEGPLPQEIGNCSNLILLGLAETSISGFLPPTLGLLKKLQTIAIYTSLLSGQIPPELGDCTSLQNIYLYENSLTGSIPRTFGNLLNLENLLLWQNNLVGIIPPELGNCTGMQVIDMSMNSLTGVIPPSFGNLTELQELQLSVNQISGEIPTQLGNCQKITHIELDNNQLTGAIPSELGNLSNLTLLFLWQNKLEGNIPASISNCHNLEAVDLSQNGLMGPIPGGIGQLKLLNKLLLLSNNLSGQIPPEIGNCSSLIRFRANENKLSGSIPPEIGNLKNLNFLDLGSNRLGGVIPDEISGCRNLTFLDLHSNSISGNLPQSLSRLVSLQLVDFSDNLIEGTLTSTLGSLSSLTKLNLSKNRLSGSIPVQLGSCSKLQLLDLSSNQFSGNIPSSVGKIPSLEIALNLSCNQLANEIPVEFSYLEKLGILDLSHNQLTGDLRYLAALQNLVVLNVSHNNFSGRVPETPFFSKLPLSVLTGNPKLCFSGNQCAIGNDKNMKHAAAARVAMVVLLCTACVLLLAALYIILGSKKRRPGSHDGDIDGDSDVEMGPPWEITLYQKLDISIEDVARSLIAGNVIGRGRSGVVYKVTLPSGFTVAVKRFKLAEKFSAAAFSSEINTLSRIRHRNIVRLIGWGANRKTKLLFYDYMSNGTLGALLHEVTGGLVEWGTRFKIALGVAEGLAYLHHDCAPAILHRDVKAHNILLGDQYEACLADFGLARLVEDEQGSFSGSPEFAGSYGYFAPEYGCMLKITEKSDVYSYGVVLLEIITGKKPVDPSFGEEQHVIQWVREQLKKKKDPVEILDPKLQGHQDTQIQEMLQALGISLLCTSTRAEDRPTMKDVAALLREIRNDQQNVGSEVNKGRSIETTPSYSSASAQLFQFQGSSHCSFSGSSATTFASNSNNQ